The window GCAAAAATGTGCTTAAGGTTAATACCTTCCGGCAATTTAGCCACACCCATTTTTACCGCCGCAACACTGAAGGTAAAAATCCCGAGAGGTTTACCCAGCAACAGACCAAGAGCCACACCTAAAGGCAGGGTTGAAGCCAGACCAGACAAAGAAACACCCGCCAGTGAAATACCTGCGTTGGCAAATGCAAACAGAGGCAGAATACCAAACGACACATAAGGATGCAGGGCATGTTCCATATGCTTCAACGGAGAGTGCTCACCCTTTTTGCCCTTCAGCGGAATGGCAAAACCGATCACTACACCGGCCAATGTGGCGTGAACACCTGACTTCAGTACCGCAACCCACAAAATCAGGCCAACCACCATGTAAACACTGATTTTGGTGACGTGTTTAGCATTAAGCAGGAACAGCACACCGGTCATAATAAAGCCAATTGTCAGTGCGATGGTTGATAAGTCACTGGTATAGAACAGCGCGATGATGACAACCACACCCAGGTCATCAATGATGGCCAGAGCCAGCAGGAATACTTTCAGGCTCACCGGTACCCGGTTTCCCAACAACGCCATGATACCCAGAGCGAACGCGATATCGGTTGCCGCCGGGATCGCCCACCCCTGGATAGCCTGAGGATCACCAGAGTTAAACAGCACATAAATCAGTGCCGGCGCAAGCATACCACCTACAGCGGCGATAGCCGGGAAAATGGCCGTTTCACGTGACTTCAGTGCCCCTTCCAGCAGCTCACGTTTCACTTCCAGGCCAATTAACATGAAAAACACAGCCATCAGACCATCGTTGATCCAGTGAGAAACAGACATACCAAACAGGTAGCTGTGCAGTGCACCCTGATAGAATTCATTAAGAGGTGAGTTTGCAATGGTCATGGCAACCACCGAAGCAATCACTAAGATGATCCCTCCGGCTGATTCCATTTTGAAAAAGTCACGAATTGTGTCAGTCATTAAATCGTCCTTGTAGTTATGTTAGTCAACGATAAACAGAAGAATAAATTGAGTGTATCCACTCACTTATCACTTGAGAAATCGCTTGTAATGAACATACACCTCGAAAATTCCGAACAGTTAAGCTCCATGCTACGTTTATTCCGTTTAAACAGTGCCAAACTTTAAGTATAGGAAATCGAGTAAAGAAAACCGCTTTTGTGGGAAAATAACAAAACGGGAACATCTAAGATGTTCCCGTTCCGACTCATAAGTATGAAGTGTTTGTCGTTTTTAACGTATTACAGAAAATGATGGTTTAGTAACCCGTCAGTTGCATAAAACCGTGAGCACGGTGTGTTCCGAACGAGTAAACCGGCCCCTGCCAGTATGGCAGAGCAAATGGAAGCCACAAATGTTGATTGAGTACACTGGTGGTGATATTGATATTCTGGCTCGGGATCGAAATATTCCACTGTAACGGGACTAATTTACCATTCGCCAACGACATCATGTGCAGAGGGGTGATCATCACATCAGATTCATTCAGTGTGATAACTTTGCCATTGCGGGTCGACAAGGTTCCGAATACATAAGGTAACTGCAGATTGTGTCGGAATCGACTGACTGTCAGTGTGGTATCCTGATCGAGGTCAAGCACGAACCAGTCCCAGCCACGCTGACCTTCTGCCAGCAAACCACTGCCCCACTCTTTGCTCATCCACGCCGTCCCTTCGACAGCAACCGGAGGCAAATTATTGCTGAGTTTCAGCGAACCACGTACTTTGATAAACGGCGCCTGGATATTATATGACGCAACCGGCATCAAATTATGCTTGGCCTGATACCCCTGTTCACCGGGTATCACATACTGTCCGTTTCTGCTCCATTTTCAGTGACAAAGCAAAGGAATCGGTATTAACACTTAAACGCCCGGGGAACGGATTCTCATCCTTTGCACTCCAGGACCAGTTATCAATCCACATCCGAAAAGGTTTTGCATTGAGCCCGGCGAGTCCGATACCACCGCGGGCCATACGCTGTTCGCGCCAGACGTGATCCCGGGTCGAGATCACCACATGAGAAAAATAGAGTTGGGAGTTATCCCAGCCCGGATGCTCCAGATCATCACGCGCGATACGGAAATAATTCCATTGCACGCCATATTCGTTGCCGTGGGTATCTTTGACATTGGCAAAGAAGTGCCACCACTCATGTTGATAGTCTGGATGCATAGCGAAATCTGCGGGTAAAACTACAGGTTTGCCCGGCAGTGCCGATTCAAATACTTTTTGCGATTGGGAAGCAAACAGAGAGTCCAAATCGTTATCATCAGACTGGTATTGAGGCGGAGCGAAAATGGCATAAAGCAATGAACCGATCAATGCGATAACCGCCAATACGGTTGCCACCACCAACAGCTTCACCAGGCTTTTATTCAGTATTGCCATTACAGCGCATCCCTTAATGATTTCATTGGCGAGCGACGAACCAATCGCATCACAGGCAGAGCTCCGGCAATAATCAGAGCCAGCATCGACAAAATGGCGGTTTGCATATAAAGCGACGGAATCATTTGCAGTGCCATTGTCCACCCGAACGATTGACGAATCACAACATCAATCATTAACTTAGCCAGCACAATACCCAGCGGCAAAGCAATGATTAAAGACACAGCCCAAAAAACGAACAACTGCAATGCACCTACGACTACCAGCTCTTTCCCGGACATGCCCAGACAACGCAGCAAAGCAATATGCCGTTGACGGGAAACTTCACCGGCAACGGTAGCGAAGAAAATCCCGCACACCGCAATCAATAAAGTGATGTTGCCCAGGGTATCGGCAATAGCAAAGGTCCGATCAAAGACCCGCATGGCTTTTTTGTGCAGGCTGTGGTTGTCAAATACCCGCTCTGAGTCGAGCCTGAATACCGAATCAAGACGTTTTTTCAGCACGTTGACCTGAGTATCATCTTTCATCTTCACGGCCAGAGCGACGTTACCCGTACCAGCAAAAGCGTACAGCCAGTTGCGATGCGACATCAGCACCTGGTTATAAGGGTTACCGTAGTCATAATAGACACCGACCACCAGCCAGCCCTGGCCCAATGGCATCGAGAGATCGATATAATCACCCGGTCGTATACCCAGTTTAATTGCCATGGATTCGCTGACCATCACGCCACGAGAGTGATGTAAATGATACCAGTAATCCGGGACACCGAGCTTAACGGTCAGTGAGTCAAGCTCACCTTGCGATGCGCCGGTACTGACCACCTGCAGAGCACCATTATTGGTCGAGCAATCTTTTTCCCAGCGCCACCACACATTGTCAACGTCCGGCTGTTTCGCCAGCCATTCACTCATCCGTGCAGCAGAGCTGACGGTGGGATAGAGATATAAATCGGCGGCCAGACGCTGCGAAAGCCACTTCTCCGTCGTCTCACGGAAACTGCCGACCGTGGTTTCCACCCCGATGTTGGCCGCCATAGCCAGCATAAATGCCATTGTTGCTACGCCACGATAACTCATACTCGCAGCCGCATCGGCAAAGAACCAGCGTACTTTTACCCACCGCATAGTGTAAGAGAAACTTTTGAACACTTTCCAGATCAGGAATGGCGTAATCAGAGCAACACTGATCAGCAGCAACGCGATAATGGCAAAGCCGGACGACTGAGTTTTCGGCGCCTGATACACCGCGATTGCAGCCACAAACAGGCAGCTCGCAATCAAGGCCTGCAACGTGAATTCAGAACGGGCAAAACGCATCAGAGACAGGCGGGTTGTCAGCCGTATCGGCTGCGATTTTAGCAAACGAATCAACGGCCATGCACAAGAAGCAAACGCCCCAAAGATTGCCATAAATAAACTGTAAGAGCTCCAGCTCCAATCCCAGTCAATAGCCAGTCCGACATTGGCATCATAAAGATTTGCCAGGCTGGCCGATACTGCGGGCATTAATTTATTGGCCAGCATCAGGCCAAATACATTGCCGCACAACCAGCTCAGAACAACCAGAACAAGCAACTCAAGTGATAACGCTTTCGCCAGTTGCCAGCCGGAGACACCGGTTTGACGTAATATGCCAACCAGAGGCTGACGCTGGATGAGCGACAGCGACATCGCTTGGTAGAAAATAAATAAACCAACCAGAAACGACAGCATTCCCATCGCGGTCAGATTCATATGGAACGCCTGAGTGAGAGATTCCAGTTCTGCACGCGAACTCCGCACTAAAGTCATGCCATTGGGAAGAATTCGTTTCAGCTGTTGTAGCTTCTCCGGCGGCATATCCGTACAAGCGATAACCGACAAGCCCGAGCTTGGTCTCAGCTCACGAACTAATGACAGGTCCGCAACAATGCGCGTGCCGTTAATCATGTTGTGCGTATCAATCACCACAGGGCCGAGTTCAGTGCCATCATCCAGAATAATCGGATCGCCGGCGGACCAGCCTCGCAGCGCAGCGAAATCCTGACTTACCATCAGAGGGGACGGTTTTTGCATCAGCGCCAGCATACTCATCTGATCCAATGTCAGACCATTCCCCAGCGGGAGCATAGCGACCGGATCAATACCGAGCAGAGTAAAATCAGCACCGGACTTGGTTGTCATACGGTAGCTGTCAAAAGGAGCACACTGGTTGAAACCATCACGACGCAACTGAACGTAGAATCCCTGCGGAATCTTATTGGCGACGTGTTTAGTGCGGATTCGATAAGGAAGAGGATTAGAAAACAGCTTTTCGCCATGTTCGTAACTTTGACGAGCATGGTTGTTGATGGCGGTAACGCCAACTAACAGGGAAACACTGAGTGTCAGGCCGAGCCAGACGAGAAAAATTTGTAGCGGGTAACGACGGTAGTGCCCGAGTAGTGCTTTAACTACGGGCCATAACATGTAACTGCCCTCCTTGCAGGCGGATACACCCTTCCATATGGCTCGCAACTTTTTCACTGTGAGTCACTAGCAGCAGAGAACACTCGAGTTGATGCGCCAGTGAAGTCAGTAAGCGCATTACCGCTTCAGCATTACGTTCATCCAGGCTTCCGGTCGGCTCATCGGCCAGCAATAACGTCGGTTCCATATACAGGGCGCGCGCAATCGCGGCACGCTGTTGCTGTCCGCCAGACACCTCTTCCGGGTAACGGCCAAGCAAAGGCATTAAATCCAGCGCGGATAAAATCTGGCGCAATAATCCCTGATCCTCTGGCAACCCTTTGAGCTGACGACAAAAACGAATGTTGTCGGCGACATTCAGAGTCGGTAACAGATTAAATTGCTGGAAAATATGACCAATATTATTACGGCGGAAGGCGGTACGTTTATGCTCTGCATTCTTGTGCATGGCAAAATCAGGAAACCAGATTTCACCCGAATCGACGGTGTCGAGACCGGCAATCATATTGAGCAGCGTACTCTTGCCCGAGCCGCTTTCGCCCATTAATGCCAACTGTTCGCCCCGATTTAACGTCAACTCTGCCCCTTGTAATACAGGGTGAAACTCATCGCCATCCATAAATCCTTTGGACAGGTCTATCAGTTGTAACATTAAATCACTCACCGTCGATAAATTAAGGACTGAGAATCTACACTAATTCCCGCACTCTAGAAAGTATTTTGGACATTGGGTCACAAAATATACATCAGGATGCATTAGTAAGATGTCATATATCTAGTTTTCGATCAAATTGCGCATCCAGCGCTTGCTTTTTGTACGCCAAATAGAACCAAACCATTTCACCACTTCTTCGGTAAGAAACAGCAGATAAATCCATTCCGGCGCCACCTGCAAGTAGATGGCTGCAAATGCCGCCAGAGGAATACCAATCAGCCATTGGGCAACGGTATCTTGGGCAAGACAGAACTTTACATCACCTCCGGCTCGTAACACCCCAACAATCAGCATCATAGGCACAGAACGAAGAACTATGCCAAGGCTCAGAATCACGATGAATTTGTTCGCCAGTTCGCGTGTCTGTTCAGTCAGTGCGCTGAACGAATTCAGAATGGGGATCTGCACCAGATAGAGTAAAAATGCCACCACCACAGCGGCGATCACGTTCAATACCGCAATACCAATCGCCTGATAATACACCGCGTCAAAGTTTCTGGCGCCAAGCTGGTTACCGACTAACACCGCTGCCGCATTCGACATGCCAATCAAAAGACTGAGCGAGATTGATTCTACCGGCGTCATCACAGACAACGCAGCTAACCCCTGAACACCGGTTTGCCCCATAATGGCATGATAAACAAACAGCCCGCCCGCCCATCCGAGAAAATTGACTGTGGTCGGCAAAGAGAGCTTGAGAAACCGGACAATGGTCTTCCAAACCAGTACCGCGCGAAGATCGCCTAGATGGAACGCCAACAAATGCTGCTTGGCATACAAATAACCAAACAGGCAGCCGACTTCGAGCAAACCACTGATCACCGTCGCAATCGCCGCCCCCTGAATACCAAGGGCAGGCAATCCCCATTTACCAAATATCAGTAACCAGTTGAGGAAAACGTTCGCCAGGATGCCAATCCCGCTGAAAAAAGTGCTGATACCCGGTTTATGCATGGCACGTAATCCGACTGCCATGCTGCTGACGCATGCAACCGCCAGCATGCTGAAAGAAGTAATGATTAAGTACTCGGTTCCTAACTCATTAACACGCTGCGACTCCGTGGTCAGCGCCATAATCTGACTGGGAAAAATCAGAAACAGGGCCACAGTGAACAGGGCAAAGAACATGGAAACCAGCCAGGTTAATGCGGTACTTTCCCTTACCCCGCGCTGATTACCTGCCCCCCAGTACTGAGCCGTCAGCAGAGCGCCACCGGTTGTCACGCCCACCAGCATAATCGTGGTCACAAAGGTGGCACGCGCTGCGACGCCGACAGCGGCAATTTCAGCTTCGCCCAGTTGTCCCAGCATCAATACATCGACTAAACCGCGACTGGAAAACATGATGCTTTGCAAACTGATCGGCAGCGCAATCGCAATCAGACGACGAAAGAAATCACCTTTGGTGTAATGTAAAACTTGAGACACAACTGACAACCGACCACCTCAGGACAAGAGTTTGATAGCAAGGCTAAAAATGAACCGGTATTATACGCTTATGCACCTAATCACACCACTCCATTGCAAGAGGCGATCATGAAGAAAGTTCTGGTTCTGGGCGCGTCCGGATATGTGGGCTCGCAACTCCTCCCTCTATTAATGGAACAAGGTTACGATGTCACCGCAGCCGCTCGCCAGACCGACTATTTGACGCTAAGAACCTCACCCCATCCGCACTTGACGATTACCCATTTGGATCTGGCTGATGAGCAGGCAACACTTCAGCTTGTACCTCAGTTCGATCTGGTGTTTTTTCTGGTGCACGGTATGGCACAAGGCCATGATTTTATTGAATACGAGCTGTCCCTTGCTCATCACTTTAAATCGGCACTGGACCAAAGCCAGGTGCGCCACGTGATCTATCTCAGTGCGCTGCAACCAGGCTCTGGGCAGTCGAACCAT is drawn from Vibrio sp. CDRSL-10 TSBA and contains these coding sequences:
- the nhaA gene encoding Na+/H+ antiporter NhaA produces the protein MTDTIRDFFKMESAGGIILVIASVVAMTIANSPLNEFYQGALHSYLFGMSVSHWINDGLMAVFFMLIGLEVKRELLEGALKSRETAIFPAIAAVGGMLAPALIYVLFNSGDPQAIQGWAIPAATDIAFALGIMALLGNRVPVSLKVFLLALAIIDDLGVVVIIALFYTSDLSTIALTIGFIMTGVLFLLNAKHVTKISVYMVVGLILWVAVLKSGVHATLAGVVIGFAIPLKGKKGEHSPLKHMEHALHPYVSFGILPLFAFANAGISLAGVSLSGLASTLPLGVALGLLLGKPLGIFTFSVAAVKMGVAKLPEGINLKHIFAVSVLCGIGFTMSIFISSLAFGSANVDYDTYARLGILMGSTTAAILGYGLLSLSLPKKKVENSASAQVDNRT
- a CDS encoding lipocalin family protein — translated: MIPGEQGYQAKHNLMPVASYNIQAPFIKVRGSLKLSNNLPPVAVEGTAWMSKEWGSGLLAEGQRGWDWFVLDLDQDTTLTVSRFRHNLQLPYVFGTLSTRNGKVITLNESDVMITPLHMMSLANGKLVPLQWNISIPSQNINITTSVLNQHLWLPFALPYWQGPVYSFGTHRAHGFMQLTGY
- a CDS encoding lipocalin-like domain-containing protein, with protein sequence MAILNKSLVKLLVVATVLAVIALIGSLLYAIFAPPQYQSDDNDLDSLFASQSQKVFESALPGKPVVLPADFAMHPDYQHEWWHFFANVKDTHGNEYGVQWNYFRIARDDLEHPGWDNSQLYFSHVVISTRDHVWREQRMARGGIGLAGLNAKPFRMWIDNWSWSAKDENPFPGRLSVNTDSFALSLKMEQKRTVCDTR
- a CDS encoding ABC transporter permease, with the protein product MLWPVVKALLGHYRRYPLQIFLVWLGLTLSVSLLVGVTAINNHARQSYEHGEKLFSNPLPYRIRTKHVANKIPQGFYVQLRRDGFNQCAPFDSYRMTTKSGADFTLLGIDPVAMLPLGNGLTLDQMSMLALMQKPSPLMVSQDFAALRGWSAGDPIILDDGTELGPVVIDTHNMINGTRIVADLSLVRELRPSSGLSVIACTDMPPEKLQQLKRILPNGMTLVRSSRAELESLTQAFHMNLTAMGMLSFLVGLFIFYQAMSLSLIQRQPLVGILRQTGVSGWQLAKALSLELLVLVVLSWLCGNVFGLMLANKLMPAVSASLANLYDANVGLAIDWDWSWSSYSLFMAIFGAFASCAWPLIRLLKSQPIRLTTRLSLMRFARSEFTLQALIASCLFVAAIAVYQAPKTQSSGFAIIALLLISVALITPFLIWKVFKSFSYTMRWVKVRWFFADAAASMSYRGVATMAFMLAMAANIGVETTVGSFRETTEKWLSQRLAADLYLYPTVSSAARMSEWLAKQPDVDNVWWRWEKDCSTNNGALQVVSTGASQGELDSLTVKLGVPDYWYHLHHSRGVMVSESMAIKLGIRPGDYIDLSMPLGQGWLVVGVYYDYGNPYNQVLMSHRNWLYAFAGTGNVALAVKMKDDTQVNVLKKRLDSVFRLDSERVFDNHSLHKKAMRVFDRTFAIADTLGNITLLIAVCGIFFATVAGEVSRQRHIALLRCLGMSGKELVVVGALQLFVFWAVSLIIALPLGIVLAKLMIDVVIRQSFGWTMALQMIPSLYMQTAILSMLALIIAGALPVMRLVRRSPMKSLRDAL
- a CDS encoding ABC transporter ATP-binding protein; amino-acid sequence: MLQLIDLSKGFMDGDEFHPVLQGAELTLNRGEQLALMGESGSGKSTLLNMIAGLDTVDSGEIWFPDFAMHKNAEHKRTAFRRNNIGHIFQQFNLLPTLNVADNIRFCRQLKGLPEDQGLLRQILSALDLMPLLGRYPEEVSGGQQQRAAIARALYMEPTLLLADEPTGSLDERNAEAVMRLLTSLAHQLECSLLLVTHSEKVASHMEGCIRLQGGQLHVMARS
- a CDS encoding MATE family efflux transporter — encoded protein: MSVVSQVLHYTKGDFFRRLIAIALPISLQSIMFSSRGLVDVLMLGQLGEAEIAAVGVAARATFVTTIMLVGVTTGGALLTAQYWGAGNQRGVRESTALTWLVSMFFALFTVALFLIFPSQIMALTTESQRVNELGTEYLIITSFSMLAVACVSSMAVGLRAMHKPGISTFFSGIGILANVFLNWLLIFGKWGLPALGIQGAAIATVISGLLEVGCLFGYLYAKQHLLAFHLGDLRAVLVWKTIVRFLKLSLPTTVNFLGWAGGLFVYHAIMGQTGVQGLAALSVMTPVESISLSLLIGMSNAAAVLVGNQLGARNFDAVYYQAIGIAVLNVIAAVVVAFLLYLVQIPILNSFSALTEQTRELANKFIVILSLGIVLRSVPMMLIVGVLRAGGDVKFCLAQDTVAQWLIGIPLAAFAAIYLQVAPEWIYLLFLTEEVVKWFGSIWRTKSKRWMRNLIEN